A single Klebsiella variicola DNA region contains:
- a CDS encoding NAD(P)H-dependent oxidoreductase, producing MGTPHILIVSGHPDLNHSIANATILDEVETALPDAEIRRLDRLYPHGNINISAEQESLLRADVIVWQFPFSWYGLPGLMKQWLDEVFVHGFAHGSTAKLGGKKLLLSFTTGAPQALYTTDGFFGHAIEEYLLPFETTARLCNLELLAPVYTCGISYADRDADKIAQQKARAREHAARLIAQLKTLVE from the coding sequence ATGGGAACGCCTCATATCCTTATCGTTTCCGGACATCCGGACCTCAACCATTCCATCGCCAACGCCACCATCCTCGACGAAGTGGAGACCGCCCTGCCCGACGCGGAAATCCGCCGTCTGGACAGGCTCTATCCGCACGGCAACATCAACATCAGCGCAGAGCAGGAAAGCCTGCTCAGGGCCGATGTGATTGTCTGGCAGTTTCCTTTTTCCTGGTATGGGCTGCCCGGGTTAATGAAACAGTGGCTGGACGAGGTTTTTGTTCATGGCTTTGCTCACGGCTCAACGGCGAAACTGGGCGGTAAAAAACTGCTTCTCTCTTTCACCACCGGGGCGCCGCAAGCGCTCTACACCACTGACGGTTTCTTTGGCCACGCCATTGAAGAGTACCTCCTTCCTTTCGAGACCACGGCCAGGCTGTGCAATCTTGAGCTGCTGGCGCCGGTTTATACCTGCGGCATCAGCTACGCCGACCGGGATGCCGACAAAATCGCCCAGCAAAAAGCGCGTGCCCGGGAGCACGCGGCCAGACTGATCGCGCAGCTGAAAACTCTGGTGGAATAA
- a CDS encoding superoxide dismutase — protein sequence MRILCLDIPAPGATLEHYAPHLTAEALHAWGLYKSGFIRDIYFRQDRPGVAIFLECDTVEEANNVMAEFPLAKAGLLTFECIPLGSFISWENLFSAEFKHQE from the coding sequence ATGCGAATTTTATGTCTGGATATTCCCGCGCCCGGCGCGACGCTGGAACACTATGCGCCGCACCTTACCGCGGAAGCCCTGCATGCCTGGGGACTGTATAAGTCTGGCTTTATCCGCGACATCTATTTCCGTCAGGACCGACCCGGCGTCGCTATTTTCCTCGAATGCGACACCGTGGAAGAGGCGAATAACGTCATGGCCGAATTTCCGCTGGCAAAAGCGGGTTTATTAACCTTCGAGTGTATTCCACTCGGCTCGTTTATTAGCTGGGAAAATCTCTTCTCAGCCGAATTTAAACATCAGGAGTAA